The region CGGCGCCGGGCGCGGGTTGCGCATCTGTGCCACTGACACAGCTGTGCCACCACTGCCCCTGAGCGGCCGGTAAAGGGGGTGCCCGCGATTTCCGGGCTCCCGCATCCCCCTTGGAGTAGCTGTGCCCCTGCGGATATCGAGGCTCGCCACGGTCGTCGCCCTCTCGACAGCGGTCCCCCTCCTCGCCGGATACGTGTCCTATGCGGAGGACGCGTCGCCCGTTTCCACCGTCCGCACCTCCGGCCACGCCCTTCCCGGCCGGTACATCGTCGTGCTCAAGGACCGCACGTTGTCCGCCCGTTCGGTGCGGGACGAGAGCGCCCGCCTCGTGAAGGCACACGGCGGTGCCGTCCGGCAGACCTACGGGACGGTGCTCAAGGGCTACGCGGCCGCGATGAGCGCCGATCAGGCGCGCCGGGTGGCGGCCGATCCCGGTGTCGCCTACGTGGAGGAGGACGCCGAGGTCCAGGCTTCCGCCGTCCAGAGCAACCCGCCGTCGTGGGGGCTCGACCGGGTGGACCAGGAGTCCCTGCCGCTCGACAAGAGCTACTCGTACGCCACGACGGCGAGCGGGGTCACGGCGTATGTGGTCGACACCGGTATCCGCACCTCGCACAGTCAGTTCCAGGGCCGGGCGTCCGTCGGGGCCGACGAGGTGGGCGACGGGCAGAACGGTCAGGACTGCGCCGGTCACGGCACCCATGTCGCCGGCACCGTCGGCGGTAAGGACTACGGCGTGGCCAAGGGGGTCAAGCCGGTGTCCGTGCGCGCCCTGAACTGCAGCGGCAAGGGCTCGTCGTCGTCGATCATCGCGGCCGCCGACTGGATCACCGCCCTCGCCGACAAACCCGCCGTGGTCAATATGAGCATCAACCGCAGCAAGAACAGCAGCGAGGACAGCGCGATCAAGAAGTCCATCGCCTCCGGGGTCACCTGGGTGGTCTCCTCGGGCAACGACGGCGCCGACGCCTGCAACAACTCTCCCGGCGACATCGCCCGTGCTGTTGTGCTCCCCGCTGTCCGGCACGGCCGCCACCGTCCTCACCCTCTGCTGCTACGGCACCTTCTACGCCGCCACCGACGGTGTCCTCATGGCACTCGCCGGCCCCGTCCTGTCGCCCGAACTGCGCACCACCGGGATGGCGTTGGTGCAGACCGTGCAGGCGCTGGCCTATTTCGGCTCGTCCGTCGCGTTCGGTGCCGCCTGGTCGCAGTGGAGCGCCGGCCCCGCCACCGCTGCGGCCGCCTGCGCCGTACTGCTCGCCGTCGCGCTCACCGCGGGCGTCCTGGCCCGCCCCCGAGTCGAGGAGGTC is a window of Streptomyces caniferus DNA encoding:
- a CDS encoding S8 family serine peptidase: MPLRISRLATVVALSTAVPLLAGYVSYAEDASPVSTVRTSGHALPGRYIVVLKDRTLSARSVRDESARLVKAHGGAVRQTYGTVLKGYAAAMSADQARRVAADPGVAYVEEDAEVQASAVQSNPPSWGLDRVDQESLPLDKSYSYATTASGVTAYVVDTGIRTSHSQFQGRASVGADEVGDGQNGQDCAGHGTHVAGTVGGKDYGVAKGVKPVSVRALNCSGKGSSSSIIAAADWITALADKPAVVNMSINRSKNSSEDSAIKKSIASGVTWVVSSGNDGADACNNSPGDIARAVVLPAVRHGRHRPHPLLLRHLLRRHRRCPHGTRRPRPVARTAHHRDGVGADRAGAGLFRLVRRVRCRLVAVERRPRHRCGRLRRTARRRAHRGRPGPPPSRGGHRMTRRRPLLLVTVATVVLTVLATLAIRHAARPTAAAHAGSSVSVAPGPRIIARSTAPGSRDHLISVGAHRPGARRLTSPVTCTRVHASGGTALCLRLDGDLKTYELAVMDRDLKVRRTLPLVGVPNRARVSPSGRMVAWTVFVAGDSYNGGRFSTRAGILDTRTQWLVPTLEDWHVTLHGKPYTAVDLNIWGVTFAPDDRHFYATLSTKGHRYLVRGDLAHRTLRALRANVECPSLSPDGTRIAFKSARDDQPSHGWRLSVLDVATNRVTPLAETRSVDDQAAWLDGRTVAYALPSGRARADVWRVPADGSGTPRMLLHDADSPAALGGAS